The Ranitomeya variabilis isolate aRanVar5 chromosome 7, aRanVar5.hap1, whole genome shotgun sequence genome includes a window with the following:
- the LOC143785217 gene encoding taste receptor type 2 member 4-like — protein MASAVLIGVTAAEILQYVVGIALNMYILLIYKGNLKNGVSLGPSDIIHFTKALLNVSMLVVMLLQNVLYFWPFLFYIKGVLFFFMFSSLFVVAYNSWLTALLCVYYCTNIITWGHRVFAWLKRSLSSYLLRILLVSGLGSAAICSPVFWLTGTESAGNSTHQSTFSQRTIHPHTTYRIISTTLGSILPFSIAFISTTLTSWSLINHIWRMKQNNSHSKLQTQINATRTMILFLLSSIIYNVTLYFFFTAAPGTFSVDAIIIWIVIMSYLISEAIIIIQSNVKLRKTLVRKFFVRASSNREVGT, from the coding sequence ATGGCGTCTGCAGTCCTGATCGGTGTGACTGCTGCTGAAATCCTTCAATATGTGGTGGGCATAGCCTTAAACATGTACATCCTGCTCATTTACAAAGGAAACCTGAAAAATGGCGTCTCTCTGGGCCCATCTGATATCATTCACTTCACCAAGGCTCTGCTTAATGTCTCTATGCTAGTAGTGATGCTTTTACAAAATGTATTATATTTTTGGCCATTTCTGTTTTATATAAAGGGAGTTCTTTTCTTTTTTATGTTTAGTAGCTTGTTCGTAGTTGCCTATAATTCTTGGCTGACGGCCCTTCTCTGTGTCTACTACTGCACCAATATCATCACATGGGGTCACCGTGTCTTTGCTTGGCTGAAGAGGAGCCTCTCGTCTTACCTTCTCCGCATCCTTCTGGTATCAGGACTTGGCTCAGCTGCTATATGTTCTCCGGTATTTTGGCTTACTGGCACAGAATCTGCCGGGAACAGCACACATCAATCCACATTTTCCCAAAGAACAATCCatccacatacaacatacagaatcaTTTCTACCACCCTGGGCTCCATCTTACCCTTCTCTATAGCTTTCATCTCCACCACGTTGACATCATGGTCTCTTATAAATCACATCTGGAGAATGAAGCAGAATAATTCTCATTCTAAACTGCAAACCCAGATTAATGCCACCAGAACCATGATCCTGTTTCTCCTCAGTTCTATAATCTACAATGTCACGctctattttttcttcactgccgcaCCCGGGACCTTCAGTGTTGATGCAATAATCATCTGGATTGTTATTATGTCCTACCTAATATCAGAAGCCATCATCATCATCCAAAGCAACGTCAAGCTTAGGAAGACTCTTGTAAGGAAGTTCTTTGTTAGGGCGAGTAGTAACCGAGAGGTTGGGACTTAA